The window GTGCCCATGGCGCGCAGCACGGGATCGACGCGATCCAGCGCCGCCACCTCGCCGCCGCTCATGATCGCGAGTTCGCCGGTGACCGCGCGCGACACGCCGCCGCTGACCGGCGCATCGAGCACGATGACACCGATCGATTCCAGATCTTTGGCGATCTTCTGTGTCGCTGCTGGCGCGCCCGAACTCATGTCGATGAGGATTTGTCTGGCCCTGAGACTGCCGCGGATCTCATCGACCACCGTGGCCACATGCGCTGATGTCGGCAGCATGGTGATGACAACATCTGCGGCCTTGGCGGCCTCCGGCAAGTTCGCCACCGCGGAGCCGCCGACCCGATCGACAAAATCCTTCGCACGCCCCGTCACCGCGTCGGTGACAGAAACCTCGAAGCCGGCCTTCAGCAATCGCGCGGCCATCGGCCAGCCCATATTGCCGATGCCGATGAAGCAGACGCGCTTGATGGCGGCGCTCATTCGGCAGCGCCTGCGGTCTTGTTGAGGGCGCCTTCGGCCTTCAGCACTTCATGCGCGGCCTTGAAGGCCTCGAGCCCGGCCGGAATGCCGCAATACACGGTGGCATGGAGCAGGATCTCCTTGATCTCCTCGACGGTGACGCCATTGGTCAGCGCGCCCTTGACGTGCAGCTTGAGCTCGTTGGGCGCCTTCAGCGCCGTCAGCATCGCCAGATTGAGCATGCTGCGGGTCTTGCGGTCGAGACCGGGTCGCGTCCAGGCATAGCCCCAGCACCATTCGGTGGTGATATTCTGGAACGCCATCATGAAATCGTCGGCCTTGGCGATGCTGCCATCGACATAGTCCTTGCCCAGCACATCGCGCCGCACTTCCAGGCCTTCTTTGAAAATCTTGCTGTCGCTCATGATGTCCTCCGGTTTTTGAAGTCTTGTTGCCGTGACCTTCTGAATCCGGCGGACTTTTGTCAACGGCCGGCGGAGAACGGCAGACCCGCAAATCGGGATTAGTGCGCGGCACGGAATGCGGCGGAGGCGGCTAGGCCTTCGGCTTGAAATTCTCGATCAACCGCAGCAGCACGCGCGCGCCGGCGTCGGCGTCGGCGTCTTCGACATGCTCGTCGGGGTGGTGGCTGATGCCACCGCGGCAGCGCACGAACAGCATCGCCACATCAGCAATGTCGATCATCGCCATGCCGTCATGGCCGGCACCGCTCGGCAGTTCGAACACGCGATAGCCCTCGGCTTTCACAGCGTCGGCGACTTGCTGCTGCAGCCACGGCGCGCAGGGCACGGTGCGGTTCTCATGGGTAACGTTGATTTCCAGCTTGAGATTCCGCCGCTTCACGATCTCTTCGATATGACGGACGATGTCGGCGACCGCCAGCTTGCGATAGGAATCCCGGGCGGTGCGGATGTCGATGGTGAACGACACCATGCCCGGAATCACATTGGTGGCGCCGGGCATCGCGTTGATGTAGCCGACGGTGCCGACCAGCCCGTCGCGATCGGTGCAGCAGAATTCCTCGATGGCGACGATGCATTCGGCCGCCCCCGCCAGCGCGTCGCGGCGCAGCGCCATCGGCACGGTGCCGGCATGGCCGGCCATGCCGCGCAATTCCACCGCCAGCCGCGTCGCGCCGGAGATCGCGGTGACCACACCGACCGGCAGCTTCTCGGCCTCGAGCACTGGGCCCTGCTCGATGTGCAACTCAACATAGGCCAGCAATTCGCTGGGCGCACGGGCGGCGGCGCCGATATGGTCGGGGTCGAGCCCGAACAGCACCAGCGCCTGGCGCATGATGGTGCCCGCTTTGTCCCTGCTGCCGAGTACACTTTCGTCGAAGGTGCCGGCGATGGCGCGGCTGCCGAGCAAGGTGGAGGCGAAGCGGACGCCCTCCTCGTCGGCGAAGCCGGTGACCTCGATGGCGAATGGCAGCCGCCGCCCGCGGCGATTGAGATCGCCGACGCAGGAAATCGCGGTGATCAGGCCGAGCGGCCCATCCCATCGGCCGGCGTCGCGCACGGTGTCGTAATGCGACCCCAGCATCAGGCACGGCAGGCCGGGCCGCTCGCCTTCGTAGCGGCCGCAGACATTGCCGATCGCGTCAAGATGCGCCTGCATGCCGGCGTCGCGCATCCAGGTCATCAGCAGATCGGCGGCGGCGCGATGTTCCGGCGTCAGGAAAATCCGCGTCAGATGCTCTGACGTCTCCGAGATCGCGGCGAGCGCGTTGATGCGCCCGACGATCTCATCGCCGAGCGACATGCTGACAGGCCCGGCGACTTTCGCTTCCATCGCAATCATGCTTCTTTATTGAACCGCGGCGCTGTCGCGGAGTGAAACTGGTATCGTCCGGCAATCCTAATTCGGCGCGCCTGTTCTGGCGAATCTATGCGGCGCATCCAAATCTGGCAAATTCCGGCGACAAGGAGCGGCGATGGACGAAAATGCAAAACCGGGCGCAACCGGGCGCGACGAGCTGTTTCTGCGCCGCTCGTTCGATGCCGGCCGCCGCGCGGCCGCCCACGGCAACCATCCGTTCGGCGCGATCCTGGTCGATGCGAACGGCAAGGTGCTGCTGGAAGCCGAGAACGCCTATATGCCGTCCCATGACGGCACCGCGCATGCCGAGCGGCTGCTCTGCACGCAGGCCTCAACGACCTATGGCGAAGACGTCCTGAAGCGCAGCACGCTGTATTCGTCCGCCGAACCCTGCGCCATGTGCGCCGGCGCGATCTACTGGACCGGCATCGGGCGCGTGGTCTACGGCCTCGGCGAGCTCAGACTGAAATCGATCACCGGCGACCATCCGGAAAACCCGACCCTGGACCTGCCCTGCCGCACCGTGTTCGCTAGTGGCCAGAAGGCGATCGAGGTCATCGGTCCGCTGCTGGAAGACGAGGCCGCGGCACTGCATGAAGGATTTTGGGCGGAGAAAGATTAGTCTCGTCGTCCCTGCGTTTGCTGGGACGGCTCGTAGAAATGGCGCCGCGAGGACATCGCGGCGCCATTCAGCATTTGGAGATTAGCTCAGCTCAGAACTTGACGGTGATGCCCGAATACAGCGAGTTCTCGGTGCACGATCCCGGCGCAAACGTCGTGCAGGCCAAGCTGGCGTTGTGATCGAGGCCGAACTTGTTCCTCCAGAGACGGTACGCCACCCAGACGTCGACGTTATGGGTGTACTTCTCACCCCAGACCGCCTTGCTGGCGTCGAACGTCAGACGGATCGGCTCGGCGTTGATTTCGGTCTTGGTCGCCGTTCCGAGGATCTGGCCATTCTCCGAGCCCTTCGGCCCGTAGAAGCCGGCGCGGCCGCTGATGGCGAAGTACTGCAGGTTCGGCGGCAGGAAGCCGAGGTCCATGTAGTAGTTCATTTCAACGGCCCAGGTCGGATCGAACTTGCGGTTGCCATCGCTGTTGCAGGAAACACCGGGGACCTGTCCCGGAGCGCCGGCGTAGCCGCACTGGGTGAACGTGCTGCGGTTGGCGAATTCGTAGTAGAACAACGGATTGACGTTGAAGAAGCCCTTGTAGGGAAGGTCGAAGGCGAATTGCAGACCGGCAACGACGTCACGCTTTGACGCAGAGAAGAAACGGTTTTCCGTGCTGCCGTCGGCGCCGACGACCAGCGATACGTTGCGCAGCGGGCCGTAGGAGAAGGACTTGGTGTTGAAGATCTCGTTGAAGCCAAAGGTGCTGCGGATCAGGCCATAGATTTCCGTGGCGCCTTCGCAACCGCTGATGGGACGCAGCGGGTCCGCGCAGGGATTGGCCGGGCTGGCGTGATCGGCCTTCTCGAGACCGATGTTGAAGAAGTTGGTGCCGTAAGCCCAGACGTCGAAGTGGGTGAAGGCATAGACCTGCTTGGCGGTCTTGTTGGTCACGCCCGGATCGACGCCATTGAACTGGTAGGCGAAGGTGACGCGGTTGTCGTTCACCAGGAAGAACGGCAGATCGGCGATCGGCTTGGCCTTGACCGGAAACGGCGCCAGATCGGCGGCGCTGGCCTGGCTGATCGGTGCGAGTGCGGCAAGTGACAGCATGGTCGCAGCTGCAATTGCTCGGTAACTGTAGGACATCAGAAATTCCCCCAAGTTGCATACAATGATGATCGCGGTCTTGATCAGACACTTGCCGCAATCATTCACACTGAGAAGCCTCAACTTTCTCCAGTGGTTGCCGTAAGTTTCATCAAGAAATGCAATGAGATCAGGGTTTTCGCGAGATATCGTCGACAAGCGGGGGGATCGGAGCGCGCTGATACAGCTCACACGAATGTGTAGTTAGAGCTTGTAAAGATTGAGCTTTCGCGACGTTCTGACGCACCGGGCTGTCACAATTCAACAGGCGGCTTAGACGGTCGTGCTTTGGCCAAACGCGGCGAAAACCGCTGCACATCTTCTCGGCAGATGAGAATGAAGCCGTTCTGATTTGTCAGAAGCCGTAACAATTCTGCAACATATTTTCGAATGAGGCACCTCGACACCGCCATTTCAAGGCTTTTGCGAAGCCGAGCAGGCGTGCGCGGGAAAAATTCGCGGGAATCACGCTAAACGGGATAACTGCCGAAACGCTGGGCAAACGTTGGCGCTTTTTCGAGATTTACGCTGCATTCCAATTCGGCACACAATTGACGTAATCCTCCCTCTCACGCGTGGGTAGCGAATGTTAGATCCGACGCCTTCCGACCCGCGTGCCGGCCAGACGCCCCTGCTGCAGACCATCGGTCTGACCAAGCGTTACGGCAGCTTTCTCGCCAACGATTCCATCGACATCGAAATCTGGCCGCAGGAAATCCACGCGTTGCTCGGCGAAAACGGCGCCGGCAAATCGACGCTGGTGAAAACCATCTACGGCCTGATCCAGCCGAGCGAAGGCGACATGCTGTGGCAGGGCGAGAAGATGGTGCTGTCAGGCCCGCACGACGCCCGCGCGCGCGGCATCGGCATGGTGTTTCAGCACTTCTCGCTGTTCGACAATCTCACCGTCGCGGAAAATGTCGCGCTTGGCCTCGACGGCAAGGAATCCTTCAAGGATATGTCGGCGCGGCTGGAGGAAGTCTCCCATGTCTACGGGCTTCCGCTCGATCCCAAGCGCGAGGTCTGGCAGTTGTCCGTAGGCGAGCGCCAGCGGATCGAAATCGTCCGCGTGCTGATGCAGAATCCGAAATTCCTGATCCTCGACGAGCCGACCGCGGTGCTGACGCCGCAGGAAGCCGATCAGCTGTTCATCGTGCTGGATCGTCTGAAGTCGGAAGGCCGCTCGATCCTCTATATCAGCCACAAGCTGGACGAGGTGAAGCGGCTCTGCGACACCGCCACCATCCTGCGCGGCGGCAAGAAGATCTCGACCTGCATCCCGCAGCAGGAGACCGCCGCGTCGCTGGCGCGGATGATGGTCGGCGCCGACATCAAGCAGGTGAAGGCCGCAGTCGGGCGCAAGACCACCGTGCCGCGGCTCGTCGTCAACGATCTCAACCTCGAGCCCGACGACCCGCACGGCGTCCGGCTGCAGGGCATCTCGCTGGAGTTGAAGGGGGGAGAAATTCTGGGCATCGCCGGCGTCGCCGGCAATGGCCAGGACGAATTATTCGCCGCGCTGTCGGGCGAGCGTCTCGCAAAAGATCCCGGCACCATCGTGATCGACGGCCAGGCCGCCGGACATCTCTCTATAACCGCGCGACGAAAACTCGGCGCCGCCTTCGTGCCGGAAGAACGCCTCGGCCACGGCACCGCGCCACGGATGCGGCTGTCGGAAAACGCCTTGCTCACCGGCCACGCCGCCAGCGGCATGGTGCAGCACGGCTTTGTGAACACGGCGGCCACGCTGTCGACCGTCGATCGCGCCACAAAGGCCTTCGACGTCCGCAAGGCCAAGCGCGATCCGGAAGCCGCCAGCCTGTCCGGCGGCAACTTGCAGAAATTCATCGTCGGCCGCGAGATCCTGCGCAACCCGGTGGTACTGGTGGTCAGCCAGCCGACCTGGGGCGTCGATGCCGGCGCCGCCGCCGTCATTCGCCAGGCTCTGCTCGATCTCGCCGCCGAAGGCTGCGCGGTGCTGGTGACCAGCCAGGACCTCGACGAACTCGCCGAGATCACCGACCGCATCGCCGTGATGTTCCACGGCCATCTTTCGGAGCCGCTGGCCACCGCCGACGCCAACCGCGAAAAGCTCGGCCTGTTGATGGGCGGCAGCAGTCTGACGCAGAAGGAAGTGGCCGATGCAGTTGGTGCTTGAAAAGCGCGCGGAGCGATCGGCCACCATCGCGCTGGTCTCGCCTGTCATCGCGATCGGCCTGACCATCGTGACCATGAGCATCCTGTTCGCGATCCTCGGCAAGAACCCGATCTCGGCCCTCGCCGTCTATTTCATCACGCCGCTCACCGACAGCTATTCGCTGCAGGAGATCGCGGTAAAGGCAGCGCCGTTGGTAATGATCGCGATCGGCCTGTCGCTCTGCTATCTCGCCAATGTCTGGAACATCGGCGCCGAAGGCCAGTTCCTGGTCGGCGCCGTCGCCGGCAGCTGGCTGGCGGTGAAAACGCAAGGCAACGATGCCGGTGTCTGGGTGATGCCGACGATGCTGCTGATGGGCGCCATCGCCGGCGCGCTCTATGCTCTGATACCGGCGATCTGCAAGGTCCGGTTCGGCGCCAGCGAGATCCTCGTCAGCCTGATGCTGGTCTATGTGGCCGAACTGTTTCTCGACTATCTGGTGCGCGGACCGTGGCGCGATCCCGCCGGCTTCAACTTTCCGACCACCGCGGAGTTCGATCCCGTCGCTACCGTGCCGCTGCTGATCGAAGGCGGCCGCCTGCATCTTGGCGTGGCGATCACGCTGCTGGTGGTGGCGGCGGCGGCGATCCTGCTCGGCCGCACCATCAAGGGCTTTGAAATCCGCGTCGTCGGCGCGGCACCGCGCGCGGCGCGGTTCGGCGGCTTCAAGTCCAACCGGCTGATCCTGCTGACCTTCGCAATCTCCGGCGCGCTCGCCGGGCTTGCTGGCATCATCGAAGTCGCCGGGCCGATCGGACACCTGCAGCCGGGCATTTCGCCGGGCTACGGCTTCACCGCGATCATCGTTGCATTCCTCGGCCGGCTCAATCCGGTTGGAATATTAATTGCAGGGCTCTTCCTGGCGCTGACCTTCATCGGCGGCGAACAGGCCCAGATCGCAATGAAGATTCCGCTCGATATGACCAAGGTATTCCAGGGCATCCTGCTGTTCTACGTGCTGGCCTGCGACTCGCTCATTCTGTACCGGATCAAGCTGATCATGCCGCAGCGAAAGGCCGCCGATGGGATTGCTTGAAGCCATCATCCTGGCGGTGCTGGCGGCCTCGACGCCGCTATTGATCGCGGCTACCGGCGAGCTGATCACCGAGCGCGCCGGCGTGCTCAATCTCGGCGTCGAAGGCATGATGATCATGGGCGCGGCCTGCGGCTTCGGCGGCGCGCTCTACACCGGCTCGATCTTTATCGGCGCGCTGTGCGGCATCGTCGCCGGCGTGGCGCTGTCTTT is drawn from Nitrobacteraceae bacterium AZCC 2146 and contains these coding sequences:
- a CDS encoding allantoate deiminase (product_source=KO:K02083; cath_funfam=3.40.630.10; cog=COG0624; ko=KO:K02083; pfam=PF01546; superfamily=53187; tigrfam=TIGR01879) gives rise to the protein MEAKVAGPVSMSLGDEIVGRINALAAISETSEHLTRIFLTPEHRAAADLLMTWMRDAGMQAHLDAIGNVCGRYEGERPGLPCLMLGSHYDTVRDAGRWDGPLGLITAISCVGDLNRRGRRLPFAIEVTGFADEEGVRFASTLLGSRAIAGTFDESVLGSRDKAGTIMRQALVLFGLDPDHIGAAARAPSELLAYVELHIEQGPVLEAEKLPVGVVTAISGATRLAVELRGMAGHAGTVPMALRRDALAGAAECIVAIEEFCCTDRDGLVGTVGYINAMPGATNVIPGMVSFTIDIRTARDSYRKLAVADIVRHIEEIVKRRNLKLEINVTHENRTVPCAPWLQQQVADAVKAEGYRVFELPSGAGHDGMAMIDIADVAMLFVRCRGGISHHPDEHVEDADADAGARVLLRLIENFKPKA
- a CDS encoding 4-carboxymuconolactone decarboxylase (product_source=KO:K01607; cath_funfam=1.20.1290.10; cog=COG0599; ko=KO:K01607; pfam=PF02627; superfamily=69118) yields the protein MSDSKIFKEGLEVRRDVLGKDYVDGSIAKADDFMMAFQNITTEWCWGYAWTRPGLDRKTRSMLNLAMLTALKAPNELKLHVKGALTNGVTVEEIKEILLHATVYCGIPAGLEAFKAAHEVLKAEGALNKTAGAAE
- a CDS encoding 3-hydroxyisobutyrate dehydrogenase (product_source=KO:K00020; cath_funfam=1.10.1040.10,3.40.50.720; cog=COG2084; ko=KO:K00020; pfam=PF03446,PF14833; superfamily=48179,51735), with protein sequence MSAAIKRVCFIGIGNMGWPMAARLLKAGFEVSVTDAVTGRAKDFVDRVGGSAVANLPEAAKAADVVITMLPTSAHVATVVDEIRGSLRARQILIDMSSGAPAATQKIAKDLESIGVIVLDAPVSGGVSRAVTGELAIMSGGEVAALDRVDPVLRAMGTTIHRIGPVGAGQAMKALNNLVSAGGFLIAVEALVIGQQFGLDPAVMTDVLNASTGMNNTTQKKLKQFVLSRKFDSGFGLDLMVKDLSIALEVGRDNAAPTPFAALCREMWASASTMLGKGQDHTAIAKLSEKLAGVTLGEKV
- a CDS encoding tRNA(Arg) A34 adenosine deaminase TadA (product_source=COG0590; cath_funfam=3.40.140.10; cog=COG0590; pfam=PF00383; superfamily=53927), translated to MDENAKPGATGRDELFLRRSFDAGRRAAAHGNHPFGAILVDANGKVLLEAENAYMPSHDGTAHAERLLCTQASTTYGEDVLKRSTLYSSAEPCAMCAGAIYWTGIGRVVYGLGELRLKSITGDHPENPTLDLPCRTVFASGQKAIEVIGPLLEDEAAALHEGFWAEKD
- a CDS encoding hypothetical protein (product_source=Hypo-rule applied; superfamily=111364) translates to MNDCGKCLIKTAIIIVCNLGEFLMSYSYRAIAAATMLSLAALAPISQASAADLAPFPVKAKPIADLPFFLVNDNRVTFAYQFNGVDPGVTNKTAKQVYAFTHFDVWAYGTNFFNIGLEKADHASPANPCADPLRPISGCEGATEIYGLIRSTFGFNEIFNTKSFSYGPLRNVSLVVGADGSTENRFFSASKRDVVAGLQFAFDLPYKGFFNVNPLFYYEFANRSTFTQCGYAGAPGQVPGVSCNSDGNRKFDPTWAVEMNYYMDLGFLPPNLQYFAISGRAGFYGPKGSENGQILGTATKTEINAEPIRLTFDASKAVWGEKYTHNVDVWVAYRLWRNKFGLDHNASLACTTFAPGSCTENSLYSGITVKF
- a CDS encoding ABC-type uncharacterized transport system permease subunit (product_source=COG4603; cog=COG4603; ko=KO:K23535; pfam=PF02653; transmembrane_helix_parts=Outside_1_14,TMhelix_15_37,Inside_38_67,TMhelix_68_90,Outside_91_112,TMhelix_113_135,Inside_136_147,TMhelix_148_170,Outside_171_195,TMhelix_196_218,Inside_219_245,TMhelix_246_268,Outside_269_272,TMhelix_273_292,Inside_293_296,TMhelix_297_319,Outside_320_328,TMhelix_329_347,Inside_348_363), which gives rise to MQLVLEKRAERSATIALVSPVIAIGLTIVTMSILFAILGKNPISALAVYFITPLTDSYSLQEIAVKAAPLVMIAIGLSLCYLANVWNIGAEGQFLVGAVAGSWLAVKTQGNDAGVWVMPTMLLMGAIAGALYALIPAICKVRFGASEILVSLMLVYVAELFLDYLVRGPWRDPAGFNFPTTAEFDPVATVPLLIEGGRLHLGVAITLLVVAAAAILLGRTIKGFEIRVVGAAPRAARFGGFKSNRLILLTFAISGALAGLAGIIEVAGPIGHLQPGISPGYGFTAIIVAFLGRLNPVGILIAGLFLALTFIGGEQAQIAMKIPLDMTKVFQGILLFYVLACDSLILYRIKLIMPQRKAADGIA
- a CDS encoding ABC-type uncharacterized transport system ATPase subunit (product_source=COG3845; cath_funfam=3.40.50.300; cog=COG3845; ko=KO:K23537; pfam=PF00005; smart=SM00382; superfamily=52540); its protein translation is MLDPTPSDPRAGQTPLLQTIGLTKRYGSFLANDSIDIEIWPQEIHALLGENGAGKSTLVKTIYGLIQPSEGDMLWQGEKMVLSGPHDARARGIGMVFQHFSLFDNLTVAENVALGLDGKESFKDMSARLEEVSHVYGLPLDPKREVWQLSVGERQRIEIVRVLMQNPKFLILDEPTAVLTPQEADQLFIVLDRLKSEGRSILYISHKLDEVKRLCDTATILRGGKKISTCIPQQETAASLARMMVGADIKQVKAAVGRKTTVPRLVVNDLNLEPDDPHGVRLQGISLELKGGEILGIAGVAGNGQDELFAALSGERLAKDPGTIVIDGQAAGHLSITARRKLGAAFVPEERLGHGTAPRMRLSENALLTGHAASGMVQHGFVNTAATLSTVDRATKAFDVRKAKRDPEAASLSGGNLQKFIVGREILRNPVVLVVSQPTWGVDAGAAAVIRQALLDLAAEGCAVLVTSQDLDELAEITDRIAVMFHGHLSEPLATADANREKLGLLMGGSSLTQKEVADAVGA